One Mesorhizobium sp. L-2-11 genomic region harbors:
- a CDS encoding adenylate/guanylate cyclase domain-containing protein — MDRKLSAILAADVVGYSALMERDEAGTFERLRAGRKELFEPEIARHHSQIFKLMGDGMLAEFGSVVDAVECAVSLQRGLAERNAAVPEDQRIRVRIGINLGEVIVEGEDRYGEGVNVAARLQQLADPGGICVSAKVAREVEKKLAFGFEPLGEQKVKNIAEPVQAFRVILEGRAPRQPARSSPPRWVWAAVPVLILVLAGTVWQFWPTTTVSGKPSVAVLPFDNYGGDEATGRLADGLTEDIITDLAGFPEFQVIARNSTEQYRDKPAVPIEVGKVLGAGFVVEGSIQRQSDRVRITAQLIDAKTGKHLWSQRWDRPDEDLFAIQTEISEQISNRLGGGAGLVQEAGRIAAHRKPPENLNAYELYLLGTEKLEQVNQADVEEAVRLLTRAVELDPGLARAWVELSHSHGILSNFGVEPEKNRASSVEAAERAVRLDPSDAEAHAVYASTLGDKGEFERAKAEFDTALRLAPGQFEILTFYVGWASTFGESERGAQLVDKAVGLNPSYPMWSARIFTYAYFMAGRYENALQMLDRVTPENYGKGHWVMRSGALAALGRTEEAKVSVKDALRRFPNLTVEGFVNQPGFNEAERQRLIETMRLAGLPDCAKAEELAKIKKPLRLPECASP, encoded by the coding sequence ATGGACCGCAAGCTTTCCGCCATTCTTGCTGCTGATGTCGTGGGCTATTCCGCGCTGATGGAACGCGACGAGGCTGGCACATTCGAGCGCCTTCGTGCGGGACGCAAGGAACTGTTTGAGCCGGAGATTGCCCGCCATCACAGCCAGATTTTCAAGCTTATGGGCGACGGGATGCTAGCCGAATTTGGCAGCGTGGTGGACGCCGTGGAATGCGCCGTCTCGCTGCAGCGCGGGCTGGCGGAACGGAACGCCGCCGTTCCCGAGGACCAGCGGATCCGGGTCAGGATCGGGATCAATCTCGGCGAGGTGATCGTCGAGGGCGAGGACCGATATGGCGAGGGCGTCAATGTCGCGGCCAGGCTTCAGCAGCTGGCAGACCCGGGAGGCATCTGTGTCTCGGCAAAGGTCGCCAGGGAGGTTGAGAAGAAGCTGGCTTTCGGCTTCGAGCCGCTGGGCGAGCAGAAGGTGAAGAATATCGCCGAACCGGTGCAGGCCTTCCGCGTCATCCTTGAGGGACGAGCCCCACGCCAACCGGCGCGGTCATCGCCTCCGCGCTGGGTTTGGGCAGCCGTGCCAGTCCTTATTCTGGTTTTAGCCGGGACGGTCTGGCAATTCTGGCCGACTACGACAGTAAGCGGCAAACCGTCGGTAGCGGTGCTGCCGTTCGACAACTATGGCGGCGACGAGGCGACCGGACGCCTCGCCGATGGCCTCACTGAGGACATAATCACCGATCTGGCGGGGTTCCCTGAATTCCAGGTGATCGCCCGTAACTCGACTGAACAGTACCGGGACAAACCAGCCGTGCCGATTGAGGTGGGTAAGGTGCTTGGCGCAGGATTTGTGGTCGAGGGTTCCATCCAGCGTCAGTCTGACCGCGTAAGAATTACGGCGCAGCTCATCGACGCCAAAACGGGCAAACATCTTTGGTCGCAGCGCTGGGACCGGCCGGACGAGGACTTGTTCGCAATCCAGACTGAGATTTCCGAGCAGATTTCGAACCGCCTCGGCGGCGGCGCAGGTTTGGTCCAGGAGGCCGGCCGCATCGCCGCCCACCGAAAGCCACCCGAGAATCTCAACGCCTACGAACTTTATCTGCTCGGCACCGAAAAACTCGAGCAAGTCAATCAGGCGGATGTCGAGGAGGCCGTCAGGCTGCTCACCCGCGCAGTCGAATTGGACCCTGGCCTTGCCCGCGCCTGGGTCGAACTTAGCCATTCACACGGGATCCTCTCCAACTTCGGCGTCGAACCCGAAAAGAACCGAGCCTCGTCCGTCGAGGCAGCCGAGCGCGCCGTTCGGCTCGATCCGAGCGATGCCGAGGCACATGCCGTCTACGCGAGCACTTTGGGTGACAAAGGAGAATTTGAACGCGCCAAGGCGGAGTTTGACACGGCCCTACGCCTTGCGCCCGGCCAGTTTGAGATACTGACTTTTTATGTCGGATGGGCGTCAACCTTCGGCGAGTCCGAGCGCGGCGCGCAATTGGTCGACAAAGCGGTTGGTCTCAACCCGAGCTACCCGATGTGGAGCGCTAGGATCTTCACATACGCCTACTTCATGGCCGGCCGGTATGAGAATGCCCTGCAGATGCTGGACCGCGTTACGCCCGAGAACTATGGAAAAGGGCACTGGGTGATGCGTTCTGGCGCGCTTGCGGCTCTTGGCCGAACTGAAGAGGCGAAGGTCTCAGTGAAGGACGCACTCAGGCGGTTTCCCAATTTGACCGTCGAGGGATTTGTCAATCAGCCCGGATTCAATGAAGCAGAGCGCCAGCGGTTGATCGAAACCATGCGGCTCGCCGGCCTTCCTGATTGCGCTAAGGCGGAAGAGCTCGCGAAGATAAAGAAGCCGCTGCGCCTGCCGGAGTGTGCTTCGCCGTAA